A portion of the Gemmatimonas sp. genome contains these proteins:
- a CDS encoding heavy metal translocating P-type ATPase translates to MFKSKFWLSLVLTLPTLVWGHMLQRALHYSAPAFPGAEWIPALFGTAVFAYGGLPFLQGARREIVSRLPGMMTLIALAITVAFVFSAAVALGYPGMPLWEELATLVTIMLLGHWLEMRSISQAQGALGELAKLLPSTAVRVLGAGADERLEDVPVDALRNGDVVLVRPGANVPADGVVRVGRSTVNEALLTGESAPVEKADGAEVIAGAINGAGSLRVEVTGTGERTALAGIMRLVAQAQSSRSGAQALADRAAFWLTWVALGSGAITFAAWLIAGASAATAVERLVTVLVIACPHALGLAVPLVLAISTTLGAQSGLLVRDRRGLEEARNLTTVVFDKTGTLTLGEHRVVSMQTDGDLAENDALRLAAAVERDAEHPVARAIVKSAQERTLAIPAATAFESMPGQGVRATVEGRQLAEGGPNLLASLGVTPSAQSQAFADTAAAAGQGVIYLIEGVNALAAFAVADAVRPESAEAVRLLHEAGIEVVMMTGDAQAVADAVARELQIDTVLAQVLPEQKASHIERLQREGKRVAMVGDGVNDAPALVTADVGIAIGAGTDVAVEAGDVVLVRSDPRDVPRIVHLSRASYRKMVQNLWWAAGYNIVAIPLAAGVLAPWGIVLTPAVGAVLMSFSTIIVALNAQLLRRVRL, encoded by the coding sequence TGTGGGGGCACATGCTGCAGCGGGCGCTGCACTACAGCGCGCCGGCATTCCCTGGCGCCGAGTGGATTCCCGCGCTGTTTGGTACGGCGGTCTTTGCATACGGAGGCTTACCATTTCTGCAGGGTGCGCGGCGCGAGATCGTGAGTCGTCTTCCAGGCATGATGACGCTGATCGCGCTGGCGATCACGGTGGCCTTCGTCTTCAGTGCGGCGGTCGCGCTCGGCTATCCGGGAATGCCACTCTGGGAGGAGCTCGCGACACTCGTCACGATCATGCTGCTAGGGCATTGGCTCGAGATGCGCTCGATTTCGCAGGCGCAGGGTGCACTGGGCGAACTCGCGAAACTGTTGCCCTCGACAGCGGTACGCGTGCTCGGCGCTGGCGCCGACGAACGTTTGGAAGACGTGCCGGTGGATGCGCTGCGCAACGGCGATGTCGTGCTCGTGCGACCGGGGGCCAATGTACCGGCGGACGGCGTGGTACGAGTGGGTCGCAGCACCGTCAATGAGGCGCTCCTTACCGGCGAGTCGGCGCCGGTTGAGAAGGCTGACGGTGCTGAGGTGATCGCGGGCGCCATCAATGGCGCGGGATCACTTCGCGTGGAAGTGACGGGTACCGGAGAGCGTACGGCACTCGCGGGGATCATGCGACTGGTTGCGCAGGCGCAATCGTCCCGTTCGGGCGCGCAGGCGCTCGCGGACCGTGCGGCGTTCTGGCTCACGTGGGTCGCGTTGGGATCGGGAGCGATCACGTTCGCTGCGTGGTTGATCGCCGGCGCGAGCGCGGCCACCGCGGTTGAGCGACTGGTCACGGTGCTGGTCATCGCGTGCCCGCACGCTCTCGGGCTCGCCGTCCCACTCGTGCTGGCGATCTCGACCACGCTCGGCGCCCAGAGCGGTCTGCTGGTGCGTGACCGACGCGGGCTCGAGGAAGCGCGCAATCTTACCACGGTCGTCTTCGACAAGACCGGCACGTTGACGCTCGGCGAACATCGGGTGGTGTCGATGCAGACCGACGGCGACCTCGCTGAGAACGACGCCTTGCGCCTGGCGGCGGCCGTCGAACGTGACGCGGAGCATCCGGTCGCTCGTGCGATCGTCAAGAGTGCACAGGAGCGAACGCTCGCGATCCCTGCGGCGACCGCGTTCGAGTCGATGCCCGGGCAGGGCGTGCGGGCAACCGTCGAAGGTCGGCAGCTGGCGGAAGGTGGTCCGAATTTGCTCGCCAGTTTGGGTGTCACGCCGAGCGCGCAAAGCCAGGCGTTCGCCGACACGGCCGCGGCGGCAGGGCAGGGGGTGATCTACTTGATCGAAGGCGTGAACGCGCTCGCCGCGTTCGCCGTGGCTGATGCGGTGCGTCCCGAATCGGCGGAAGCGGTTCGACTGTTGCACGAAGCCGGTATCGAGGTGGTGATGATGACCGGCGATGCCCAAGCGGTTGCGGATGCCGTCGCACGCGAGCTGCAGATCGACACCGTGCTTGCGCAAGTGTTGCCTGAGCAGAAGGCATCGCACATCGAACGTTTGCAGCGCGAGGGCAAGCGCGTGGCGATGGTGGGTGACGGCGTCAACGACGCGCCGGCACTCGTCACGGCGGATGTGGGCATCGCCATCGGCGCGGGCACCGACGTGGCCGTCGAGGCTGGGGACGTCGTGCTGGTCCGGAGCGACCCACGCGACGTGCCGCGCATCGTGCACTTGTCGCGGGCCAGCTATCGCAAGATGGTGCAGAACCTGTGGTGGGCGGCCGGCTACAACATCGTGGCGATCCCCCTTGCCGCGGGCGTGCTCGCGCCGTGGGGGATCGTACTCACGCCGGCCGTCGGTGCCGTGCTCATGTCGTTCAGCACGATCATTGTCGCGCTGAATGCGCAGTTGCTGCGTCGCGTACGGCTGTAG
- a CDS encoding TolC family protein — MRFSVAVPSAGILVGSVGTVLLCTTLLTGAAVAQVAPRAPITVRSAGAPASDARADTLLFLHALYDALDRANPRVRAASELSRAASARVSSATKPPDPELQVGFMNYSLPRLAPDATLGMRQLQLMQMVPLPGKLAAAGDAARARAEAAGSRAADIRWDVRAATAMAFYERWSAGERIEIARATRRLLEDAAAVATAMYRVGEGRQSDVLRARVEVARMDEEIIRMQVMAESARARLAAAVDLPESTVDGTPVLPIFPDSVPQRADLQSLALRNRSMLAAGEAEVRAAVAEERLARRERWPDLVVGVQYGERGMEMGTDRMGSLMVGATIPIFARSRQLPMRVEAAAMRAMSEAELRSMQADTRARVTEVHAELARARRLTALYLTTVLPQAEAAAASALSSYRSGAVDFMTVIENRMVVNRYREELVSLTAAEGRAWADLEMLISQPLLVPAGTRQCQIAWGEWGG; from the coding sequence ATGCGTTTCTCCGTCGCGGTCCCTTCGGCCGGGATCTTGGTCGGTTCCGTGGGGACGGTCCTGCTCTGTACGACATTGCTCACTGGTGCCGCAGTGGCGCAGGTCGCTCCGCGCGCGCCCATCACCGTGCGATCAGCCGGAGCGCCTGCGAGCGATGCTCGTGCCGACACGCTGCTATTCCTGCACGCGCTCTACGACGCGCTCGACCGCGCCAATCCACGCGTTCGCGCTGCGTCAGAGTTGTCCCGGGCGGCCTCCGCTCGCGTGTCCAGTGCCACCAAGCCACCGGATCCGGAGCTTCAAGTGGGCTTCATGAACTACAGTCTGCCACGCCTCGCGCCCGACGCGACGCTCGGCATGCGACAGCTGCAGCTCATGCAGATGGTGCCGCTGCCGGGGAAGCTCGCTGCCGCCGGCGATGCTGCTCGCGCCAGAGCAGAGGCTGCTGGTAGCAGAGCCGCCGACATCCGTTGGGACGTTCGCGCCGCAACGGCCATGGCGTTCTACGAACGCTGGTCCGCTGGCGAGCGTATCGAGATTGCGCGTGCAACCCGACGTCTGCTGGAGGACGCCGCCGCTGTGGCGACGGCCATGTACCGCGTGGGCGAGGGACGACAGTCGGACGTCTTGCGCGCACGAGTGGAAGTCGCGCGCATGGACGAGGAGATCATTCGCATGCAGGTGATGGCCGAGTCGGCGCGCGCGCGGCTTGCGGCGGCAGTGGACCTGCCCGAATCAACCGTCGACGGCACTCCGGTCCTTCCGATATTCCCGGACTCAGTCCCACAGCGCGCCGACTTGCAAAGCCTCGCGCTGCGAAACCGGTCGATGCTCGCGGCCGGCGAGGCCGAGGTACGGGCCGCCGTAGCCGAAGAGCGGCTCGCGCGCCGTGAGCGCTGGCCAGACCTGGTAGTTGGCGTGCAGTACGGCGAGCGTGGGATGGAAATGGGCACGGATCGTATGGGCAGCCTCATGGTCGGTGCGACGATTCCGATCTTTGCACGGTCGCGGCAGCTCCCCATGCGCGTTGAGGCGGCCGCGATGCGAGCCATGTCCGAAGCCGAATTGCGCTCAATGCAGGCGGACACGCGGGCACGCGTCACCGAGGTCCACGCGGAGTTGGCACGCGCCCGCCGACTCACTGCGCTCTATCTCACCACGGTGCTGCCACAAGCCGAAGCGGCCGCCGCGTCGGCGCTGTCGTCGTATCGGTCCGGCGCCGTCGACTTCATGACCGTCATCGAGAATCGTATGGTCGTCAACCGCTATCGTGAAGAACTTGTCTCGCTCACGGCGGCCGAGGGGCGGGCGTGGGCGGATCTCGAGATGTTGATCAGTCAACCTCTACTCGTGCCAGCGGGGACCAGGCAATGCCAAATAGCATGGGGCGAGTGGGGCGGGTGA
- a CDS encoding efflux RND transporter periplasmic adaptor subunit has product MPNSMGRVGRVMALVLVPVAAVVTAWWFTRPAAAPPTTVGTVDHAAMGMPASDSAGPVMMDAANARRIGVTFAPVTLEPLGREVRAVGQVVVDETRMRTVTLKIDGWVERLYVDYTGQRMTRGAPLLTIYSPMLVTAQEELLLARQLTRDVTGSSADTRTGAEELVQAARRRLRWWDISDEQIAGVERAGTAQRALTIHAPVGGTVLEKNVTVGQRIMAGEPLYRVADLSSVWVDGEVYERDLGAMRVGQLVTASFDALPGVSMRGRIAYVYPTLSPDTRTARVRVSLANPGSRLLPGMYATLRMESDARGAVLSVPRGAVLATGDRQLVFVRLANGQLQPRTVDVGAASDARVEILRGVALGDTVVASATFLVDAESNLGSALGGMGNMPGMDITAPVPLPVKKGGGSRP; this is encoded by the coding sequence ATGCCAAATAGCATGGGGCGAGTGGGGCGGGTGATGGCGCTGGTGCTTGTGCCCGTAGCCGCGGTGGTCACCGCGTGGTGGTTCACCAGGCCTGCCGCCGCGCCACCGACCACCGTCGGCACGGTCGATCACGCGGCGATGGGCATGCCGGCCAGCGATAGCGCCGGCCCGGTCATGATGGACGCGGCGAACGCGCGGCGCATCGGAGTGACCTTCGCGCCAGTGACGTTGGAGCCGCTGGGGCGCGAGGTGCGCGCTGTTGGCCAAGTGGTCGTTGACGAGACCCGCATGCGCACCGTCACGCTCAAGATCGACGGATGGGTGGAGCGGTTGTATGTGGACTACACCGGCCAGCGCATGACGCGCGGCGCGCCACTTCTGACGATCTACTCGCCGATGCTGGTCACCGCGCAGGAAGAACTGCTGCTGGCCCGACAACTGACGCGGGACGTCACTGGCAGCAGCGCCGACACGCGGACCGGAGCGGAGGAGTTGGTGCAGGCAGCGCGTCGGCGGTTGCGCTGGTGGGACATCAGCGACGAGCAGATTGCCGGAGTCGAGCGTGCCGGTACGGCACAGCGCGCGCTCACCATCCATGCACCGGTCGGCGGCACGGTCCTCGAAAAGAATGTGACGGTGGGGCAGCGAATCATGGCGGGCGAGCCGCTGTATCGCGTCGCTGACCTGTCGAGCGTGTGGGTGGACGGCGAGGTGTATGAACGCGATCTCGGCGCCATGCGCGTCGGACAACTCGTGACGGCGAGCTTTGACGCGCTACCGGGCGTGTCGATGAGGGGCCGGATCGCGTATGTGTATCCCACGCTGTCACCCGATACTCGTACCGCACGGGTTCGCGTGTCGTTGGCGAACCCCGGGTCGCGGCTGCTGCCGGGAATGTACGCGACGCTCAGAATGGAGAGCGATGCTCGCGGCGCGGTCCTGTCGGTGCCGCGCGGCGCCGTGCTGGCGACCGGCGACCGACAGCTGGTGTTCGTGCGGCTCGCCAACGGACAGTTGCAGCCGCGCACCGTGGACGTTGGGGCAGCTTCCGATGCGCGCGTGGAAATTCTACGCGGCGTCGCGCTGGGCGACACGGTGGTTGCCTCCGCCACGTTTCTCGTCGATGCCGAATCCAACCTCGGCTCTGCGCTGGGCGGTATGGGCAACATGCCGGGAATGGATATCACGGCTCCGGTCCCACTGCCGGTAAAAAAGGGTGGAGGATCCCGACCATGA
- a CDS encoding CusA/CzcA family heavy metal efflux RND transporter: MIGGVIAWSVRNRFIVLLVSAALAVGGFWALRTVPLEALPDLSDVQVIVQADFGEQAPRIVEDQVTYPIAAEMLKVPGARTVRGYSFFGVSFVYVIFEDGTDLYWARTRVLEYLSGLRNRLPSAVTPTLGPDATGLGWVYQYALEDTTGRLDLAALRSVQDWYLRYVLTAVPGVAEVASVGGFEKQYQVDLDPAKLLAFGIPITRVMSSIQSANRDVGAMVMELSEREYMVRGLGYLGGLSDIENVVVSVNATGTPVRVAELGRVSIGPAVRRGITDLDGRGDAVGGIVVMRFGENALATIQRVKEALSDAQAGLPAGVVVRPVYDRSTLIEQAVNTVRETLLEEAIIVALICLVFLLHARSALVAVVTLPISVLIAFIGLRTFGIGADIMSLGGIAIAIGEMIDAAIVMVENLHKHFERRAPPGDGMIDTSALSTEERWEIVLASATEVGPSLFYSLLIITVSFIPVFTLEGQEGRLFTPLALTKTFAMAASSLLSITLVPVLMGLFIRGRIRREQRNPLSRGMIRVYRPALAWVMNRRWPVISAAAALLILTWIPFQRIGSEFMPPMEEGTILFMPSTLPGISVARARELLRQQDSILRAFPEVASVWGKAGRANTATDPAGLDMAETTIALKPAAAWRAGMTYDHLIAAMDSAVRMPGVTNAWTMPIKGRIDMLATGIRTPVGVKLYGPDLGELERLGNELEGHLKMVPGTRSAFAERAVSGYYLDIDIDRVAAARHGLNIDDIQLVIATAIGGMTITQTVEGRERYGVRVRYPQELRNTPERLAAVLVPVMHATSSGSMPSAPSVGSMVGAQSGGLTGATAATPPAAGRTAQVPLGQVATIRQTVGPMVVRTEDAQPTAWVYVDVGERDVGGYVAEAKRMVARTMTLPPGYTLAWSGQYEYMERAKAKMQIVVPATLALVFLLLYLNFRNVSEALLVMLSIPFTLVGGVWFLWALDYNWSVAVTIGFLALAGVAAETAVIMLVYLDHAWDARKAASPSLDVRDVYSAVMEGAVERVRPKMMTVASTMIGLLPILWGTGAGASVMKRIAAPMVGGMVSSTVLTLLVVPAIWSLLKQREVTRASTTAS; this comes from the coding sequence ATGATCGGCGGCGTCATCGCGTGGTCGGTTCGCAATCGCTTCATCGTTTTGCTGGTGTCCGCCGCGCTGGCGGTCGGCGGATTCTGGGCACTCCGCACCGTGCCCTTGGAAGCGCTTCCCGACCTCTCCGATGTGCAGGTGATCGTGCAGGCCGACTTCGGCGAGCAGGCACCACGGATCGTCGAGGATCAGGTCACCTACCCGATTGCCGCGGAGATGCTCAAGGTGCCCGGCGCCCGGACCGTACGTGGCTACTCTTTCTTCGGCGTGTCGTTTGTCTACGTGATCTTCGAGGACGGCACCGATCTGTATTGGGCGCGCACGCGCGTGCTCGAGTACTTGAGTGGATTGCGCAACCGCCTGCCGAGTGCGGTCACGCCGACGCTCGGTCCGGATGCGACGGGGCTGGGCTGGGTGTACCAGTACGCTCTCGAAGATACGACGGGTCGGCTCGATCTCGCTGCACTGCGCAGTGTGCAAGATTGGTATCTCCGCTATGTGCTCACGGCGGTGCCCGGCGTCGCCGAAGTCGCCAGCGTGGGCGGTTTTGAGAAGCAATATCAAGTCGATCTCGATCCCGCGAAGTTACTCGCGTTCGGCATACCAATCACCCGGGTGATGTCCTCCATACAAAGCGCGAATCGGGATGTGGGCGCCATGGTCATGGAGCTCTCTGAACGCGAATATATGGTGCGCGGGCTCGGCTATCTCGGGGGGCTCAGCGATATCGAGAATGTGGTCGTGAGCGTGAATGCCACGGGGACGCCGGTCCGCGTGGCCGAACTCGGACGCGTTTCTATCGGTCCCGCCGTGCGCCGTGGCATCACGGATCTCGACGGACGTGGTGACGCCGTGGGCGGCATTGTGGTGATGCGATTCGGTGAGAATGCGTTGGCCACGATTCAGCGTGTGAAGGAGGCGCTGTCGGACGCACAGGCTGGGCTGCCCGCTGGCGTGGTCGTGCGGCCGGTGTACGACCGCAGTACGCTGATCGAGCAGGCCGTGAACACCGTGCGAGAGACGTTGCTCGAGGAAGCGATCATTGTCGCGCTCATCTGCCTCGTCTTCCTGTTGCATGCGCGCTCGGCGTTGGTGGCGGTCGTGACGTTGCCGATCAGCGTCTTGATTGCGTTCATCGGGCTCCGCACCTTCGGCATCGGTGCCGACATCATGTCGCTGGGCGGCATCGCCATCGCGATTGGCGAGATGATCGACGCAGCCATCGTGATGGTGGAGAATCTGCACAAGCACTTCGAGCGCCGCGCGCCGCCGGGCGATGGCATGATCGATACGTCGGCGCTCAGCACGGAGGAACGATGGGAGATCGTGCTGGCATCGGCGACCGAGGTTGGGCCCTCGCTCTTCTATTCGCTGCTCATTATCACGGTCTCCTTCATTCCCGTGTTCACGCTCGAGGGCCAGGAGGGCCGCCTCTTCACTCCGCTTGCGCTGACGAAGACATTCGCGATGGCCGCATCGAGTCTCCTGAGTATCACGCTGGTGCCGGTACTCATGGGACTCTTCATCCGGGGTCGGATCCGCCGCGAACAGCGCAATCCACTGAGCCGTGGGATGATCCGGGTGTATCGGCCAGCCCTCGCTTGGGTCATGAATCGTCGCTGGCCGGTGATCAGCGCCGCGGCGGCACTCTTGATTCTCACGTGGATTCCGTTTCAGCGCATCGGCAGTGAATTCATGCCGCCGATGGAGGAGGGGACGATCCTCTTCATGCCCTCCACGTTGCCCGGCATTAGCGTGGCCCGTGCGCGGGAGCTGCTCCGCCAGCAGGACTCCATCCTTCGCGCGTTCCCGGAGGTGGCGAGTGTCTGGGGCAAGGCGGGGCGCGCCAACACGGCGACCGATCCCGCAGGTCTCGATATGGCGGAGACCACCATCGCACTCAAGCCGGCAGCGGCGTGGCGCGCCGGAATGACCTACGACCACCTGATCGCGGCGATGGATTCGGCGGTGCGCATGCCCGGCGTGACCAACGCGTGGACGATGCCGATCAAAGGGCGCATCGACATGTTGGCCACGGGAATCCGCACGCCGGTGGGCGTGAAGCTCTACGGCCCCGATCTCGGAGAGCTGGAGCGGCTCGGCAACGAGCTCGAGGGGCACCTTAAGATGGTGCCTGGGACGAGGAGCGCCTTCGCCGAGCGTGCGGTGAGTGGGTACTACCTCGACATCGACATTGATCGCGTGGCGGCGGCGCGTCACGGCCTCAATATCGACGACATCCAGTTGGTGATCGCGACGGCGATTGGTGGGATGACAATCACGCAGACCGTCGAGGGAAGAGAGCGATACGGCGTGCGGGTGCGCTACCCGCAAGAACTACGCAACACGCCGGAGCGCTTGGCGGCCGTCCTGGTGCCCGTCATGCACGCGACCAGCAGCGGCAGCATGCCGAGTGCACCGTCTGTCGGCTCGATGGTGGGCGCGCAGTCGGGAGGTCTAACCGGCGCCACGGCCGCCACCCCGCCCGCAGCCGGGCGGACGGCGCAGGTACCGCTTGGTCAAGTCGCGACGATTCGGCAAACTGTGGGGCCGATGGTGGTGCGTACGGAAGATGCGCAGCCCACGGCGTGGGTGTACGTCGATGTCGGTGAGCGCGACGTCGGCGGCTACGTCGCGGAGGCGAAGCGGATGGTGGCGCGCACGATGACGCTGCCGCCCGGCTACACCCTCGCGTGGAGCGGGCAGTATGAATACATGGAACGCGCGAAGGCGAAGATGCAGATCGTGGTACCGGCCACGCTGGCCCTCGTATTCTTGTTGCTCTATCTCAACTTTCGCAACGTGAGCGAGGCGCTGCTCGTGATGCTTTCTATCCCGTTCACGCTCGTGGGCGGAGTGTGGTTTCTCTGGGCACTCGACTACAACTGGTCGGTCGCCGTCACCATCGGGTTTCTCGCGCTCGCCGGCGTGGCCGCCGAGACGGCGGTGATCATGTTGGTGTATCTCGATCATGCGTGGGATGCGCGCAAGGCGGCTTCGCCGTCGCTCGATGTTCGCGACGTATACAGCGCCGTCATGGAAGGCGCCGTGGAGCGCGTGCGGCCCAAAATGATGACCGTGGCGTCCACGATGATCGGCCTGCTCCCGATTTTGTGGGGTACTGGCGCGGGCGCCAGCGTGATGAAGCGCATCGCCGCGCCGATGGTGGGCGGCATGGTATCGAGTACGGTGCTGACGCTGCTGGTGGTGCCGGCGATCTGGTCGCTGCTCAAGCAGCGCGAGGTTACACGGGCTTCGACAACAGCGTCGTAA
- a CDS encoding DUF4331 family protein, producing the protein MPKWISLRVPLVALAALTVVGGSALTVRTLMASDHQDTPLVELSPRFDVNDVYAFPSPTDPSRTVLVLGTSSPITPAQTPSFTFGTKDQELYQLKIDNTGDANEDLVFQFTFTGKAGKQKVSMRGPMKPNSVGTQNTLVGGKPLKGYTNTVIEQDGVKLFAGPRDDPFFIDLEQFFRILPDRRPETGPLSMITQGPLTFRSATGANPAVDFLRGINDMAIVVELPTSMLANAATNGRFGVWGTTSRARGN; encoded by the coding sequence ATGCCGAAGTGGATTTCCCTGCGAGTACCTCTGGTGGCACTCGCCGCGCTGACCGTCGTTGGCGGTTCTGCGCTTACCGTCCGCACTTTGATGGCCTCCGATCACCAGGACACGCCGCTGGTGGAGCTGTCACCGCGCTTTGACGTCAATGACGTCTATGCGTTCCCGTCGCCGACCGACCCGTCGCGCACGGTACTCGTGCTGGGGACGAGTTCGCCGATCACGCCCGCGCAAACGCCGAGCTTCACGTTCGGCACGAAAGATCAGGAACTGTATCAGCTGAAGATTGACAACACCGGTGATGCCAATGAGGACCTCGTCTTCCAGTTCACATTCACGGGGAAGGCTGGTAAGCAGAAGGTTTCCATGCGCGGTCCAATGAAGCCCAACAGCGTCGGTACGCAGAATACGCTGGTGGGTGGGAAGCCACTGAAGGGCTATACCAATACGGTCATTGAGCAGGACGGCGTGAAGCTCTTCGCCGGCCCGCGCGACGATCCGTTCTTTATTGATCTCGAGCAGTTCTTCCGGATTCTTCCGGACCGTCGCCCCGAAACTGGTCCGCTGTCGATGATCACGCAGGGCCCGCTGACGTTCCGGTCAGCCACTGGTGCCAATCCGGCCGTTGATTTTCTGCGCGGTATCAACGACATGGCCATCGTCGTGGAACTGCCCACTTCGATGCTCGCCAACGCCGCAACCAATGGTCGCTTCGGAGTCTGGGGCACGACCAGCCGCGCCCGCGGCAACTAG
- a CDS encoding DUF4331 family protein translates to MLRTTAARAARFTQRTALLLAVAATGALSACQDTPQDQGLTGPSASQSKEGTRADIGDDDDSVDENIVYEQVEFLGNPLVSEVTIVKANHDRYNRTQPYNSAEFGPQSLAFINAFRGNQPVVANTLGAVLYPDMLIVESSRNPSTSGWLSWALANGWGGRNLADDVVDAGLSAIFGKIIASDGAFCDNGQLPLCTDNVPANDKAFLRTFPYLAAPTL, encoded by the coding sequence ATGTTGCGAACCACTGCCGCTCGCGCGGCTCGATTCACGCAGCGCACCGCGCTACTGCTCGCCGTCGCAGCGACCGGAGCGCTCAGTGCCTGTCAGGATACGCCGCAGGACCAAGGGCTCACCGGTCCCTCGGCCAGCCAAAGCAAGGAAGGCACCCGCGCCGACATTGGCGATGACGACGATTCGGTTGACGAGAACATCGTGTACGAGCAGGTGGAGTTCCTCGGCAATCCCTTGGTCAGTGAAGTTACGATTGTGAAGGCGAATCATGATCGCTACAATCGTACACAGCCGTACAACAGCGCCGAGTTCGGCCCGCAGAGTCTGGCCTTCATCAATGCATTCCGCGGCAACCAGCCCGTCGTGGCCAATACGCTCGGCGCGGTTCTGTATCCGGACATGTTGATCGTCGAGTCGTCGCGCAATCCGTCGACCTCTGGATGGTTGTCCTGGGCGTTGGCGAACGGATGGGGTGGACGAAACCTCGCTGACGATGTCGTCGATGCCGGCCTGTCGGCGATCTTCGGCAAGATCATCGCCAGCGATGGAGCCTTCTGCGACAACGGCCAATTGCCGCTGTGCACCGATAACGTGCCGGCCAACGATAAGGCATTCCTTCGCACGTTCCCGTATCTCGCGGCCCCGACGCTCTAA
- a CDS encoding tetratricopeptide repeat protein: protein MSHRTQLNRRWMTVIAGFLVVAVAIVVVTVVNDRTASRSPVVRSAPLVEFSTVAATDADIRDRNIDFYAARAASDPASSSDRLAVAGLLFARSRTNGSVADLTRAEALARESVALRMQRNGQAFELLASVLMARHAFAEARAVALRADSLEPANPSHLALLGEIELELGDYAAAATHFGAIYYDRQQFTIGARLARWYEVTGRADMARLFLKNAITHVDERDDLPREQIAWFHYRLGELELRLGNFTAADSALQDGLRRNPDDVRVLGALSRLALARSDWSRAIEYGDRATGVQLDPTTLGAVSRAYAAQGDTAQATAYARAMSVSALKQPGVIHRAWGLFLLDHGTPSERAEVLARAERELRDRKDVYGHDLVAWALYRTGHGDEARRAMAMAVSQHTQDQMLVAHAAAIGVGVLPR from the coding sequence ATGTCTCACCGTACGCAATTGAACAGGCGCTGGATGACGGTGATCGCCGGATTTCTTGTCGTGGCCGTCGCGATTGTGGTGGTAACGGTCGTGAATGACCGTACAGCGTCGCGTTCGCCGGTCGTACGAAGCGCGCCCTTGGTCGAATTCTCCACCGTCGCAGCCACCGACGCCGACATCCGCGATCGCAACATTGACTTCTATGCTGCGCGAGCTGCGAGCGATCCGGCGAGTTCCAGCGACCGACTCGCTGTGGCGGGACTGCTCTTTGCGCGGTCGCGCACGAATGGCTCGGTAGCGGATCTGACGCGCGCTGAGGCGTTGGCCCGCGAATCGGTCGCCCTGCGTATGCAGCGCAACGGGCAGGCCTTCGAACTGTTGGCCAGCGTACTCATGGCGCGCCACGCGTTTGCCGAGGCGCGCGCCGTGGCACTGCGTGCTGACTCGCTGGAGCCGGCAAACCCATCGCATCTCGCGCTGCTGGGCGAGATCGAACTGGAACTCGGCGACTACGCCGCCGCCGCCACGCACTTCGGCGCCATTTACTATGATCGTCAGCAGTTCACGATCGGCGCGCGTCTGGCTCGGTGGTATGAAGTCACCGGGCGCGCCGATATGGCTCGACTATTTCTCAAGAACGCGATCACGCACGTGGACGAGCGCGACGACCTGCCGCGCGAGCAGATCGCGTGGTTTCACTATCGGCTGGGTGAACTGGAGTTGCGCCTCGGGAATTTCACGGCGGCCGACTCGGCGTTGCAAGACGGCCTACGCCGTAACCCGGACGACGTGCGCGTGTTGGGTGCGCTGTCGCGATTGGCCCTCGCCCGGAGCGACTGGTCACGCGCCATCGAGTACGGTGATCGGGCTACCGGTGTACAACTCGATCCGACCACCCTCGGAGCGGTCAGTCGCGCCTACGCCGCCCAGGGCGACACGGCGCAAGCGACAGCCTATGCGCGCGCCATGTCGGTGAGCGCGCTCAAGCAGCCCGGTGTCATTCATCGCGCATGGGGGCTCTTCTTGCTGGATCATGGCACGCCGAGCGAACGCGCTGAGGTGCTGGCGCGCGCCGAGCGCGAACTGCGCGACCGCAAGGATGTGTACGGACATGATCTGGTGGCGTGGGCGCTGTATCGTACGGGGCATGGTGACGAGGCACGGCGCGCGATGGCGATGGCCGTGTCGCAGCACACGCAGGATCAGATGCTGGTGGCCCACGCGGCTGCCATAGGCGTGGGCGTCCTTCCGCGTTGA